The sequence TCAAAATTCTGCAGAACCTATGTGGGGGACCCAATGTTGTCAAACTCCTTGACATTGTTAGAGATCAGCACTCTAAAACTCCTAGCCTGATATTCGAATTCGTTAATAGTACAGATTTCAAAGTTCTGTACCCCACATTAACCGATTATGACATACGCTACTACATATATGAGCTTCTCAAGGTGAGGATATGCTTCAATGACATATTCATGAAAATTCAATTTCCTATGAAATCTTATATTTCATACTTTTGTCCTTTCAGCTAGTGGCtacatattttcatgaaaatatGCTTATCATAAACTTTTTATGTTAAGAAAGATTATATATTGTTTAGGATGTACCTTAGAAACCCCCACCATAGGTTGGCTTTATTTATCATATATGGAGGGTGCTTGTGCATGTGCTACAGGCTAGGTGGCTTTGCATTGACTGATTTTTTTCAAatgtattataatttttatatgagGGATTTATCTTGTAGTATATCATTTATATACCATTTCCTCCACATGACCTTCACTTTCTCCATTTACAGTGCAATTACTCCATCCCTCCACTATAAGTGTATCCTATGCGGCACGGATACGGATACGCGTATCAGTATCCGAAGGATACGGATACGCGGATACGGCTCTTTCCCAAACAACCCGATACGCGGAtacgttttaactatttttttaataaataataatagtgcataataaattacaaaatagatattctaatgttattatacaaataaaaataataaaattacaaaatattaaaagctaaagtcaatttcttttatggtcGATTACACCACATCGATTTTTTGGTTATACTTATCCATATTACCAATAATAttgatcaaaatatttatttatagttacaaaattagacaaagttaatggagtaataaattggccCAAAAAATGAGCCCCAAATATACTCATTTTCCATCGTGACTACTTCTTGCCCAATTCATTCTCCCATTTCCAATTTTCTTCAATCCCTAGTTGAGGCAATAGCGgcgccttcttcttcttcttcttcttcttcttcttcttcttcttcttcttcatatccgATTAACTGTCAATTTTGTTCCCAAATCGGATTGAAGTTCGTAAATTGAAAGTTGCGAAGTTCTTCGACAGAGATGGACGTTGATTTCGAAGAGGAGAACCTCAGATCTTTGCAGATAGAGGAGGATGAaggcccaatacggcccagctcgcggatacgccgaaggatacgtatcgaatctgaggtttcccggcccaatacggcccagctcgcggatacgccCAGGATACGTATCGACGGTGTATCCGTCGCGTATCGGTATCGGATACGATACGTGATACGGCAACAGGGTGGCGTATCGGTGTTATATAGAGTGTatcactttgggttcggcatgagttttaataaatgtatgGTAAAAGTGTGTTTAGTGGAGAAAGCGGCCACCATATGTTAGTGGGGGGAggaaccaaaaaggaaagtgataTCAGATATATTATTCATTACTTGTACTAACACTGCCCTTGATGTGAGATTCTTTCTTCACTCACCAATGCATTATTTTATTACAGCCATCAATAACTTAGCCCTAAATTAGTAAACTACagaaataaaagataactaTAACTAAATAATGGTCTGTATCACTTGTCTTGTTTGATAGTATTTCAAACCTATTGTCATTGATTACTTTGTAGGCACTGGATTACTCTCACTCCCAGGGAATAATGCACAGAGATGTTAAGCCTCATAATGTAATGATAGACCATGAATTGCGAAAGCTTCGCTTGATTGACTGGGGTCTTGCAGAATTTTACCACCCTGGCAAGGAGTATAATGTCCGTGTTGCTTCAAGGTACATTGTTACTATTTGCTTAGGGTAATTGGTAGTGATTTTTTTCCTTtatatattttcttctctttcttcaTGTTTCTTAACTACATTTGTTGAGTTACTATTTTCATGATTCATTTTGATTATCCTTAGTATGATATTTTTCATCTGATGCTCTGACTTCTCATTTCCAGAGACGACTCATGCCATTAGGATACATATGGATACAATATCCTTCCTGAATTTTCTTCCCTACAGGTTGTTCCAGTTGGACTTGCGTTTGTGAAGAAAAAACATAGGAATTGAAGACTATAAGTAGAACTAAGTAGCTCATTTATAGTTAGGGTTATGGTAAAAACTTGTTTTTTCGTAAAATTATGAATCTTGCAGTTAACCTATAGAGTATAGAGTAAATGCACTTGACATATAAGGTAACTGCACTTTCATGGTCTTGTAATTGTGCCCTATGTGATTCGAATTTCAAACCCAGGATCATGAAAGTTCATGTACTTTATAGGTTAAGTATCGTTACTTCATATATTTAGTGCATATACaaatttatatttgtatatgtTGGATGACATCACAtgcttattttcatttttactcACTTTCAGTCGTATCATACCTATAATAACTTTGGGGTCATGAATACTTATTTCGACCGGATACCCTACCTGCCTAGCTGGCCCTACCTTTGATTTGTAAACTTTCTACAGAAACCAATATAAATGACTTAATCTCTGTATTCTATATtggattaaattaatttttgtatGTTGTTAGCATAGAGCCGTGCGGGTATGGGTTTCCCATTTATTTTATTGGATTTTGGTGGATCCAATCCCCAATTGGGTACTACTTGCTACTCAGTTAGCATATCAGAGTATGGATTATCGGAAGGATTACGTTCTTCATTTCAATTTGCTTGAGAATAGTAGATTTCAGAGTTTGTAATATCAGAGTATGGATTATTGGAAGGATTATGTTCTTCATTTCAGTTTTGCTTGTTAATAGTAGTAGAGGTTGTATGTATTTGGAATGAAACTCAGAAACTGTTAGCTGGTTGATATGATTATGTTAAATCTCTTCTATTGATTCAGATACTTCAAGGGTCCAGAACTTCTCGTTGACTTGCAAGACTATGACTATTCCTTGGATATGTGGAGCCTGGGTTGCATGTTTGCCGGGATGGTTAGATAATTGAATGGGTCACTTTATCAGTCCCATCGATGTTTGTTCCTTGTTTGTCCTTATCTTTTTTTCATGTTGATAATGCAGATTTTTCAGAAAGAACCTTTTTCTATGGACATGATAACCAGGATCAACTTGTGAAAATCGCTAAGGTAAATACGTTGGCTTGCCCATTGAGACCATGGGCGATCCTAGCATAGGCTTTGGTGGGGTATTTGCCCCTCCTGATAATTTCTCACACACATAGATATTATCTATCATAAATTGTATTTCTTTTAATCTTTCActaaatgcccctcctcaaattCTTAAAATTCCTTCATATATAAATTTGCCCATGCCTACAAATTTCCTAGCTCCGCACCTGAATTTATTTGAGACATTGTATGTAATTCAACTTCCATATATTTAAATGGGTTGTACTAATAGAGACAAAAAGTAATATAGTGGCGCAGCTGACAATCTCTTAAAGTTTGCGGATCTCCTATGCAACTCATCTGATTTGAGATTTTCTCCTCCAGGTCCTTGGGACTGATGAGTTAAATGCGTATCTACACAAATACCGGTTGGAGCTTGATCCTCAACTAGAAGCTCTTGTTGGAAGGTATGCTATTTGCTAAGAGTTACAAAATGAATCCAAATTTAACCTTTAACTCATCCTATCTGTAGTAAAATATTTTAGATGAAAGCTGGTCTTTGGCTGTGACTTAACTAGATGCTTTCCATTTAACCACTTTCCATTTCTCAGGCATAGCAGGAAACCATGGTCGAAGTTTGTTAATTCAGATAATCAGCATCTTGTGTCACCAGAGGTCATGCTTTGTTCTTCATCCCTTCTTCAACCTTTTAAATTATAAGCAAAATTACTTACACAAGTGAAATTCATAAATCAATTTCCTCTTTTTCCAAGTTTAGAAATTTTGTCTTACTCTGACAGGCCATTGATTTCCTCGACAAACTCCTGCGATATGATCATCAAGATAGGCTCACAGCAAGAGAAGCTATGGTATTTTCTTCACTGTTATCATCGACTGAGCTACACTGCCCCCTGCATTTTGAAAATTTCTACTGCATTCTAGTGCAGAAAACGAAAATTTGGGCATACTTTGTATATTTACatgcaattaattttttttaaaatctgacTTTTTGACATTTGTTAAAAAACTGAAAATGTGAGTTTAACTTATGTTTTGATTTCAAGATAAACTTTGTTGATGAAGCTATGAAATGTCTTTTTGGCCCCATCGTGAAATGTCTGGCTCCGTCATAGTGCTTGTTAACCTATCTTATGTCTATTCATTGGTATGTTCTTTTCCGAACTCTAATCTTGTGCTCGACTAATCTTATTCTAGGCTCATCCATACTTCTCGCAAGTAAGGGCTGCAGAGAATAGCAGGAGCCGAACTCAATAGCTCAACCTCCTTGCCCGCAAAACACAGCATATCTTTGTGGCAATGTAAGGCAATGTAACAAATGCAGCCGTTGATACCCTTGTGATcttatattttgatcatttgtCACTTTCTAAGGAATTGTTTTATAACTAGCTATCATAACATAACCCTCTCATTTGTcggagttttccagtttctgtGTATTATGAGATTATATTTTTGCAATATTACTTTATGTATCCATTAATTGAGTGGAAGATTCCCTTTGATTGTTTTGCTTCACATGGAGTACTACTTTTGAGTGAAACCTCTCCCCTACCCATATAGCCTGTGGCATAGATTAACTTTTTTAATAGCATCAATAATGTTTTTCATCTATTTCTATAATAATTCGAACCCTCGACTTATTTGTTCTATGTAAAACGTCTTACAAATTACAATGGAAGCAAATCAAATCGACTACTGAAGTAATATATGTGCTCGTTGTAAACTTTTAAGCTCAATTTATGTTGGTGCAACAATGGATATTACCCTGCAGACGCCATCTATCCTTGGTGGTCGACTTTTGTCGAGACCTTTTCGTCTCGAACATATCGAAAAGAGTTCTTTTTGCTGCGGAAGCATGATTTGACTAGAAAAGAAGTTTTATCGTACTCCAAAGATGGTTTGCAATCGTAAAAGGTCTGAGGCGTATGTGATTCAAGGATGTGTTAGCCGATAACATGTATGCGTGCGTCACATTGCacaatataattattaagtatGAAGGAGCCAATTATAGTTGGGTGGACGAAGACCTATCCAACTCCTCACCCGGAAGCAACCCCCAAATCATGGTGCACCCATGAATTTCCAAACTTATATATACCGTCGTGAATAACACACGATAAAAACCAACATGGTCAAATTCaaaacgacatgattgaagaaataTAGACACGTTTTGGTCCCCAATTTATTTGCTATAGCATATTGTAaatttagtaatttttattaaatgggATTCAACAACTTTCACCAAAAGGAACCCACCATTTTACCAAGTCTCGTGCTCAGTTTATGCTCTGTATTCACTTTCAATTTGATTTGGTTCGCTGAATTTAGTTCAATCCGGCCACAAGTGTTTCCCGGCTGATTATACTCTGTTCTGATTTCACCACGATTTTCGACTGGATTCACCGTTTTTTGTGAGCTCAACAAATCAACATTCATGCGACAATCTGTGTAAAAAAATGGGGGTTGTGATTGAATCTGATATATGGGAACCAAACAAAtcaatttatatactattattCATCTTCTCTGTGGTTTCAATCTTCTGTTTGCCCGCCAAATCTAGTGCAAATGTGCTCGATCACGCGTCTTCCGCTTCTCTTCTCCGCTTCCAGCGCAAATTTCTCCTCCTCTTCTCTATTTCCTCAGGTCACTCTAAATTGTGTTTTTGTAATGTAGGTTTATTTCCTGCTAAATTAACTTCTACTTGTTTCCCCTTTGGCTGACAAAATTTATTTGTGTGTCAAAAGTGATGGAGGGTTTATGGGCTGTGTTCGGAGAATACGAGTTGGCGTTTTATGGATTCGGTAAAGATCAATTGCTGAATGTTATTTCCGTTGGATTTGCGGTCTCTCTGTTTATCGGGAGCTTTATCGGAGTGCTATCTGATTTATTGTGAGTATGGTGCATAATATAACTCAATAGTTATGCCAAGTTGTGGCCTTTCTTTGTGTGTGGTTGGTTGGAAATGTGTTGCTCAATTTTGCAGGAAATGAAATCTAAATAGTATTTTTTGTAGTTATACATCTGGAAACTACCTTATAAGTTTTGCTATTTTGAACATTGTGACAATTTTGCGATTGCTTTGAGTAATTAATCACCTTCTATAAATATCTTGTATGCGCAGAGGTCACAAGAAGCTGTGCTTATTGTTTTTCTTGCTACACCTTTTGGTGAGTTTATGGAAGCTAGTCTTTGGAACATCTTCGTTTTGGTTAACAAGCATCTTTCTTTCACTGGCATCGTCGATATTTTCCTTCGGGTTCGAGGCATGGATGGTTGTCGAGCAGGACAAGGTTGGTCTAGGATTTTACTGAAGACTATCATTTATTtacatttattttgatttttgcgatgatgatgatgatactTGTATTTTGCAGCTTGGGCAGAGGCAAGAGGTACTGAATGACATGTTTTGGATGATGACTTTCTTGGAGTCTGCATCTTTTATCGGAAGCCAGGCACTTGCAAATTATCTTATTGATGATAATGTGATCAGAAATATTAAATCTTTGTGGATTGGAGCTGGAGTTTTGGCTGTTCTTGCTGTTGGTCTTGTCACTCGAGGCTGGCAAGAAGCTACTCAAACAACGATTTTGAAGGATTATCGTGTTTCGTTTCACAGACATGTTATTAGTGGTATATCAAAATTCATGTTCTTTCCTTTATGGCATATGTTTGGGTTTGCAACCTTAAGGAATTATAAGAGGAACTTTTGTTATTGGCATTTGGCTCAAAATCTTCTAGTGAGTAACAATGTATTCTCATTTTGCAGATAAAAGGATATGGCTCTTGTCGTGGGCACAATCTAGCGTGCATTTTTCTGTTGCAGCATTTTGGATTCTTTGGGCCCATCTATAGTGGTATGATTATGAAGGCATCAGTTTGTCCCCTACACTTTTATTATAGCCTGCAATGTCACATTTATGCAAGGTGCAATTTGTAGGTTTGCTAATTTGGAGCACattttttaattccttttataaTTCTATGGATTTGGAGTCCTAGAAAAGTAGATGGTACTGATAGTGTTCAGTATCTGGAAAAAATTGTGAAACTTGCGAGGTCATTTGACTTTTATGTTAAAAATTTATCTGCAGCTCATAGATACTGGATTTGCTAGATCATCCATATTTCTTCTTGTCATGATCTAGCCATATGTTCTTCTATGTATATTAatgtatatgtatgtgtgtgtgtgtgtctctTATAATGCTCGCACATGCATAGAGAGTTGACACTTGCTAGAATTTCTTTTCAACAATTAAGAAGTTGTATTTTTGGTTCAACCTAAATATTAACTATGGTGTATTTGCTTGAAAACTTTCTTTTGATTGCTATTGTTTCTTATTATACTCCTATTAACTATGTAAAAAGATCTTAAAAATTTGTTTGACCAGTATTATGCTACAGGCTGATGGAAGGGAGGTGTCTTTGGGATTGATATATCCTTGTTTGCTTGGTTCAAAGATGCTTGGTAGCACTGGATTCCCATGGTTCTTCCACGTGCCATTAGTGCTTCGGACAGAGGAATACCTAATGTATGCATTCACCATAATGGGCTTTGTTTTGTCAATTGTGGCCTATGATTATCAGGTGAGACAACTTCATATTCATTTTTACAGCTAAGTATTAATGTGTTTAATCTTCTCGTTGTAGTATTTTGGTTTAAGGTTTTCCTTATTTCAGGAAATAGGGCTTCTTGTAGCATTATTCTGCTTATTTCAAACTTGCCTGGGCATGGTTTTGCCGTTTCTTGCCCGATTGAGAACAACGTAAGCTATCAGTACTTTCTACTTATTAATGAACCCTATGTTGACCTTCATTGATGAATATTTTATTGCCTGATGTTTAATCTAGAATGATGAACACAAGTGTTGTTTGCAATCTTCTCCTTCTAATTATCCCATGCAGGTATCTGCCAAATGAAATTCGTGGCGGGATGATGAGCTTATCTCTCATGCCTGCAAATGCAGCAATCTTGTTTCTTCTGGTCCTGGTATATTCTACTGTCACATCTCAAATTCATAAAGATAATTATAATAGAATCAATGGGTTTATGATGTTTTTACTATGGAAGGGTTACTTTGTTCACTATAACCTGTCTCTTTGGGTACAAAATTGCATTTAAGATGACTGGAAATTGATAAAGTTAATGAAATTGCCTGTCGTATGTAATTCTTTTTCTTCCCTAGGACTTAGGAGGGCATATTATACATGTAGAAAATAATAGGTTGAGAAACTTTTATGTACTTTGTAAAAAGTAAAAACCCTCCTACCTCGAATTGGTTGATTGCGGATCTTACAGTACTTCATGAAGCATGAGTGAAAATATATAGGATTTTGGGCCTTGAGGGCTTCACAGCTTGTTTGgaagtctatatatatatagggaaagGTTCAAATAAGAACCTTCTTCAAATGAGAACGTGAGAACCAATTGCACTGACCATACAGAGTATATATACACTgaatgtaatttttagttttcaCAGTGTAGATACTTTATAGTGCTGTGTTCttacaataaataaatttgtaaCAATAACCAATCCTGtgtatatttacatattttcaTGCACATTTCGATTGCCTTTTTTTTGCTGTCTGAACTAAATTGCATAGCTTCCTTTTGTAATTCCTTTtattgatccattttttccttGACATGGATTTGTTGCTACCGTGTTGACGTTGCAGAGAGGTCATCACTACATCGCAAATTCAACTATTACCTCTATTGCTGCTCTTGGGCTGTTTACAGCAGCTGGCTGCATGTATTCGTTAAAAAAATGGGGAAAACAACTCCAGCCGAGTAGACGCAACTTGTGATCCCAACCCATTCCTCGAAAGTTCATTCGACCATCAATCCTCTGAAGTAGAAGGCTTGCATCTTCTTGTACGATCAAATATCTGATTGGTGCTATATGTCGATAACTGCGAGAAGCATGTTTTTGCTAGCCAATGTAGAGTGACGGAAGAGGGGGATGAACGCTGCAAACGATCTTTCTTTAATGGCTTACGGGTTTGGTAGTTTCAAGAAGAGGTAGTGTTAGATGCAGTCATCAGTTGCGTACATGGTAGCCCATTGCATTGATGCTCCGGATTGCGACTTGCTGAACATTACCACCTGTAGTCATTTGTGCAAAATATGGTAATTTAACAAAAAGATCAAATTTTGTGTGTTTTAATAATGTTTTTTGTTCTCTCCTGAAATTGCGAACTGAAAACATAATAGAAATtcacacaaaaatattttcttgtTAAAAGTTGGAAAACCCACTCTCAAAGCGCAACGGTcttaacaaaaaattatttacaACGCAAGAATTATTTTCAAATGAATTTGGGCTACGCATTAATTTTTTGATGTAAAGGTCAACAAAAttgtttcttttaattttttaagtttattttttcttttttaagtaTTTCTTTATTAGAAAAGGTCAAGCACAAAATTgaagaatttaattaaaaaggcTCGTGCACACAATAGAAAACTAACAATTGGTGGCTAAAACCATAAATTTAGGGTGAAATATGGTTTTATGAACTTTAAAATCGGTAAATAAAATTGTGAACTTGTCAGATTGTAGTAATTTTTCAATGCTGAAATTAgttgttaaattttaaaatcttgagaaaaaaaatcaaatatagctTGTGATAAGGACCAACAATTGttcagattttatttaaaatttgcgGCTCGAAATCATATTATATTTATCCTATATACACATATTCTACTacggtggcgttcggttgccatgactaatatcatgagactatccatctaggattaagttgtgggattattttagttggagggggaggctatgactaattatcatgagactatccatctatgattaagttgaagggttcaatcttatgaaccaaacatgatacatatttaatcatgagatttaatcttgccaaccgaacacccccgtAGATATCGGATTAGCAGTAACCGGACTTAATCAGTG comes from Salvia splendens isolate huo1 unplaced genomic scaffold, SspV2 ctg883, whole genome shotgun sequence and encodes:
- the LOC121791719 gene encoding uncharacterized protein LOC121791719 isoform X2, whose product is MSHLCKADGREVSLGLIYPCLLGSKMLGSTGFPWFFHVPLVLRTEEYLMYAFTIMGFVLSIVAYDYQEIGLLVALFCLFQTCLGMVLPFLARLRTTYLPNEIRGGMMSLSLMPANAAILFLLVLRGHHYIANSTITSIAALGLFTAAGCMYSLKKWGKQLQPSRRNL
- the LOC121791719 gene encoding uncharacterized protein LOC121791719 isoform X1, which translates into the protein MGVVIESDIWEPNKSIYILLFIFSVVSIFCLPAKSSANVLDHASSASLLRFQRKFLLLFSISSVMEGLWAVFGEYELAFYGFGKDQLLNVISVGFAVSLFIGSFIGVLSDLLGHKKLCLLFFLLHLLVSLWKLVFGTSSFWLTSIFLSLASSIFSFGFEAWMVVEQDKLGQRQEVLNDMFWMMTFLESASFIGSQALANYLIDDNVIRNIKSLWIGAGVLAVLAVGLVTRGWQEATQTTILKDYRVSFHRHVISDKRIWLLSWAQSSVHFSVAAFWILWAHL